Proteins found in one Methylobacter sp. S3L5C genomic segment:
- a CDS encoding Gfo/Idh/MocA family protein codes for MKKLKCAVIGTGYLGKFHAEKYASLPDCELVAVVDINEVAAKAVADKHGAKALTDYQALLGEVDAVSIVVPTTLHHLVSKDFLNAGAHVLVEKPITVTVAEADELIAIAKAKCLILQVGHLERFNPAVLGLDNDEKPLFIESHRLSPFNPRANDVSVVLDLMIHDIDIILALVDSEVERIDASGTAVLTQGTDIANARLLFKNGCVANVTASRISMKMERKMRLFRPSSYISVDFQNRVLTKYRTGEKEMFPGIPEILTEESVFEGGDALLEEIKHFVNCIQTGENPLVSGEAGRRALATAIQITRLLGDK; via the coding sequence ATGAAAAAATTAAAATGCGCTGTTATCGGGACCGGTTATTTAGGCAAATTCCACGCTGAAAAATATGCCTCACTACCTGATTGTGAATTGGTTGCCGTCGTTGACATTAACGAGGTTGCTGCAAAAGCGGTAGCGGACAAGCATGGTGCGAAAGCCCTGACAGATTACCAAGCCTTGCTGGGCGAAGTCGATGCAGTCAGCATTGTTGTGCCTACTACATTGCATCACCTTGTTTCCAAAGACTTTCTTAATGCAGGGGCACATGTTCTGGTTGAAAAGCCGATTACGGTAACGGTTGCCGAGGCGGATGAGTTAATAGCCATTGCCAAAGCGAAGTGTTTGATTTTACAGGTGGGACATCTGGAGCGTTTTAATCCGGCCGTATTAGGTTTGGATAACGATGAAAAACCGCTGTTTATTGAATCGCACCGTTTATCGCCTTTTAATCCCCGCGCCAATGATGTGAGCGTTGTGCTGGATTTAATGATTCATGATATTGATATTATTTTGGCTTTGGTGGATTCAGAAGTCGAGCGTATTGACGCCAGTGGCACGGCAGTGCTGACGCAAGGTACGGACATTGCCAATGCCCGGTTGTTATTTAAAAATGGTTGTGTGGCTAATGTAACGGCCAGTCGAATTAGTATGAAGATGGAGCGCAAAATGCGACTGTTTAGACCGAGTTCCTATATTTCTGTTGATTTTCAAAATCGGGTTTTAACCAAATATCGCACCGGTGAAAAAGAAATGTTTCCCGGCATTCCTGAAATACTCACTGAAGAATCTGTTTTTGAGGGTGGTGACGCACTGCTTGAAGAAATTAAACATTTTGTCAACTGTATCCAAACCGGCGAAAATCCTTTGGTTTCTGGCGAGGCCGGACGACGTGCATTGGCAACAGCGATACAAATCACAAGATTATTAGGCGATAAATAA
- a CDS encoding TetR/AcrR family transcriptional regulator: MSSKEKILSMAIVLFAQKGYSGLSMRQLAQAVDMSVAAIYHHFPDKDALYLESVRFAFSGKEQIFCQVWQSDCSPEEKLRLFIHSLIEVMLNDQNFCRLMQREILEANPERMQLLAQGIFKSQFSLLMQLATELAPEQDAYLVATSIIGLTQYYVEYQPLLKNLTGWKPEYEMPEVIATHVTNLLINSLKTKTA; this comes from the coding sequence TTGAGCTCTAAAGAAAAAATATTAAGTATGGCGATTGTTTTATTCGCTCAAAAAGGCTATTCGGGCTTGTCTATGAGGCAGTTGGCTCAGGCAGTTGATATGAGTGTTGCGGCGATTTACCATCATTTCCCCGATAAAGATGCCCTGTATCTGGAATCAGTTCGCTTTGCTTTTTCAGGTAAAGAGCAAATTTTTTGCCAGGTCTGGCAATCTGACTGTTCCCCGGAAGAAAAATTGCGGTTGTTTATTCATTCATTAATTGAAGTCATGCTTAATGACCAGAATTTCTGTCGTCTGATGCAGCGTGAAATTTTGGAAGCTAATCCCGAAAGAATGCAGCTATTGGCGCAAGGCATCTTTAAAAGCCAGTTTTCATTATTAATGCAATTGGCTACTGAATTGGCACCGGAGCAGGATGCTTATCTGGTTGCAACCTCCATTATAGGTTTAACTCAATACTATGTTGAGTACCAGCCTCTACTCAAAAATCTTACCGGCTGGAAACCTGAATACGAGATGCCCGAAGTTATTGCAACCCACGTTACCAACCTTTTAATAAACAGCTTAAAGACAAAGACTGCATGA
- a CDS encoding efflux transporter outer membrane subunit, which yields MKKIASLLPLTLSIDKLNLRTTTIASALITLLASGCMLGPDFTSPSSPDTKSYTTDKPSNRITTTSSESGSAQSLALGKDIQGQWWTLFRSPALTKLIEQAMKHNPDLQAASSALTEAQEKASVQESSLFPTLDATFSTKRQKISGAQFGNPEFEAPAYNLSTGSVQVAYTLDAFGAIRRQIEGFEAQAEYQRFQLEGTFLTLASNVVTTAIQEASLRAQIKATEEIIVAQAKGLELIKQQFEFGGASKVDVLLQQTTLEQTQTTLPPLQRQLAQNRHRLTVLTGELPSTELAAQFTLSDLHLPEGLPLSLPSKLVQQRPDVRAQEAQLHVASAQIGVATANMLPDFTINANVGSIATRMGDLFVPGSAIWSVGGNLLQPIFHGGGLIHQRRAAIAAYEQAAAQYRSTVLQAFQNVADTLSALEFDATGLKAQDAAVKAASDSLELSQLQYKIGAISYLPLLISERNYHQARITQITAQTRRYADTAALFQALGGGWWNREKLYTTLLANQDKKEKKYECFFCLNP from the coding sequence ATGAAAAAAATAGCCAGTCTTTTACCCTTAACCTTATCTATTGATAAACTCAACTTGCGAACAACTACTATTGCCAGTGCCTTAATCACACTGTTGGCTTCCGGTTGTATGCTGGGGCCTGACTTTACCAGCCCCTCAAGTCCTGACACAAAAAGTTATACCACCGATAAACCATCAAACCGTATTACCACAACTTCATCAGAGTCCGGTTCCGCACAATCGTTGGCATTGGGAAAAGATATTCAAGGACAATGGTGGACGTTATTTCGCTCCCCAGCCTTAACCAAATTAATTGAACAAGCAATGAAGCATAATCCTGATTTACAGGCCGCTTCATCGGCATTAACCGAAGCCCAAGAAAAGGCTTCCGTACAGGAAAGCTCCTTATTCCCTACCTTGGACGCAACATTTTCAACCAAACGTCAAAAAATTTCCGGTGCGCAATTTGGTAATCCCGAGTTTGAAGCGCCTGCTTACAATCTCTCAACAGGATCGGTTCAGGTTGCTTACACCCTGGATGCTTTCGGAGCTATTCGAAGGCAAATTGAGGGCTTTGAGGCTCAAGCAGAATATCAGCGCTTTCAACTTGAGGGGACTTTCCTGACACTGGCGTCAAACGTCGTCACCACCGCCATACAAGAAGCGTCTTTAAGAGCTCAAATTAAGGCAACTGAAGAAATTATCGTCGCTCAAGCCAAGGGGCTTGAACTGATCAAACAACAGTTCGAATTTGGGGGAGCATCGAAAGTCGATGTTTTGTTACAGCAAACCACACTCGAACAAACGCAAACAACCTTGCCGCCGTTACAACGGCAACTGGCTCAAAACCGTCATCGATTGACGGTTTTAACCGGCGAATTACCCAGCACCGAACTGGCCGCTCAATTCACACTCTCCGACCTGCACCTACCAGAAGGATTACCGCTCAGCTTGCCATCCAAACTGGTGCAACAACGCCCCGATGTTCGTGCCCAAGAAGCTCAGTTACATGTCGCCAGTGCACAAATCGGCGTCGCTACCGCCAATATGTTGCCTGATTTCACCATCAATGCCAATGTAGGCAGCATTGCCACCCGAATGGGCGATTTGTTTGTTCCCGGCAGCGCCATCTGGAGCGTTGGCGGAAACCTGTTGCAACCCATCTTTCATGGCGGCGGACTAATCCATCAACGGCGTGCAGCAATAGCAGCCTACGAACAGGCCGCAGCGCAATACCGAAGTACGGTATTACAGGCCTTCCAAAACGTCGCTGATACTCTGAGCGCATTGGAGTTCGATGCCACTGGTTTGAAAGCGCAAGATGCAGCCGTAAAGGCCGCGTCTGACAGCCTGGAACTGAGTCAATTGCAATATAAAATCGGCGCTATCAGCTATTTACCGCTACTTATTTCAGAGCGCAATTACCACCAGGCACGTATTACCCAAATAACTGCGCAAACCAGACGTTATGCCGACACCGCCGCCTTATTTCAGGCACTGGGCGGCGGTTGGTGGAACCGTGAGAAGTTATATACCACTTTATTGGCGAACCAGGATAAGAAAGAAAAAAAGTATGAATGCTTTTTTTGTCTTAACCCTTGA
- a CDS encoding efflux RND transporter periplasmic adaptor subunit, translating into MIKRMLIMLIMVGIVLGGIFGFISFKGRMIKQFMSSQGVPVQTVSSITANYLEWLPKLEAVGSLQAVQGASMSAEVAGIVEKIYFNQGDNVKIGTPLLQLRAYDDIAKLESLKATAQLTRVTYNRDLAQFSVNAISKQVLDIDKANLDIAIANIAQQQALVDKKLIRAPFTGRLGIRLVDIGQYLAVGTAITTLQALDTVFVDFYLPQQALKSLAIGQQVTLNTDVYPAQTFTGGITVINPKVDINTRNVQVRATLNNLDHKLLPGMYATVNIATGLAQRYITLPRTTITFNAFGSTVYRIDNDGLDAAGKPKLIAKQSFVTTGDTRGDQIAILTGVKEGETIVTTGQIKLRNGSPVIVDNTIQPSNDATPQPKDQ; encoded by the coding sequence ATGATTAAACGTATGCTCATTATGCTCATCATGGTAGGCATTGTACTCGGAGGCATTTTTGGTTTCATTAGCTTCAAGGGGCGCATGATCAAGCAATTTATGTCGTCGCAGGGGGTGCCGGTGCAAACTGTTTCCTCCATAACAGCCAACTATTTGGAATGGTTACCAAAACTGGAAGCTGTCGGTAGCTTGCAAGCGGTTCAAGGTGCCAGCATGAGTGCAGAAGTAGCAGGTATCGTAGAAAAAATCTACTTTAACCAAGGCGATAATGTAAAGATTGGAACGCCTTTGTTGCAATTACGCGCCTATGACGATATTGCCAAACTGGAATCGTTAAAAGCTACCGCGCAACTAACTCGTGTTACTTATAATCGTGACCTGGCACAATTTAGTGTCAATGCCATCAGCAAGCAAGTACTGGATATAGACAAGGCAAACCTGGATATAGCCATTGCCAATATTGCCCAACAGCAAGCACTGGTCGATAAAAAACTGATTCGCGCTCCCTTTACCGGTCGTTTAGGGATTCGACTTGTCGATATTGGTCAATATCTTGCGGTAGGTACCGCAATTACTACCCTACAGGCTCTGGATACCGTTTTTGTAGACTTTTATCTGCCTCAACAAGCATTAAAATCACTGGCAATCGGTCAACAAGTCACTCTCAATACGGACGTTTATCCCGCACAGACATTTACTGGCGGCATTACGGTGATTAATCCAAAAGTCGACATCAACACCCGTAATGTGCAGGTCAGAGCCACACTGAATAACCTCGATCATAAACTACTGCCCGGTATGTACGCCACCGTAAATATTGCCACGGGACTCGCGCAACGCTATATCACGCTGCCGCGTACCACCATTACTTTTAACGCCTTCGGTTCTACCGTTTATCGGATAGATAACGATGGTCTGGACGCAGCAGGTAAACCCAAACTGATTGCCAAACAAAGTTTTGTTACCACCGGTGATACGCGCGGTGACCAAATCGCCATCCTTACCGGTGTTAAAGAAGGTGAAACGATAGTCACTACCGGGCAGATTAAATTACGCAACGGCTCACCCGTTATCGTCGACAATACCATTCAACCCAGCAACGACGCTACTCCGCAACCTAAAGACCAATAA
- a CDS encoding efflux RND transporter permease subunit, producing MNFTDIFIRRPILATVVSMMLLVLGLRALSELPVLQYPRTENAIVTVTTAYYGADPDIIAGFITTPLENNIAQANGIDYITSTSQNSVSTITANLRLNFDPNKALTEINAKVNAVLNQLPPESQTPVLSVKIGETIDAMYIGFSSENLPANNITDYLIRSVQPRLQAVEGIQTAELLGGKNFSLRAWLDPNKLAAYGLTASDVSAALTKNNFIAGLGTTKGQMVQVNLTASTSLHSVAEFEQLIIKQKDGAIIRLKDVANVSLGADDYESSVSFDGNKAVYIGLQVASSANLLEVIARVREVFPDIQAQLPEGISGKIVYDSTKFVDSSINEVVHTLIEALLIVTLVVFAFLGSPRSVLIPVIAIPLSLIGTFTIMLMLGFSINLLTLLALVLAIGLVVDDAIIVVENVNRHIEDGMQPIPASLLAARELTGPIIAMTIVLVAVYVPVGFQGGLTGALFSEFAFTVVAAVTVSAIVALTLSPMMCSRLLKSHTTNRDGWEERIVDFIDRRVFALQRIYSRTLHGSLNYLPVTSTFAVIILGSIYFLYTSSNRELAPQEDQGVIITMSTAAPDATLEQRLVYAAEVFKKFMEHPESDHVFQLNVPGQSIAGAVLKPWDERTQTASQLQPIIQKEMNDIAGVRVAAFQPPPLPGSSGLPMQFVIGTTESFEQLNTVTQQFMQEAQKSGMFIFLDTDLKVDKPQSQVEIDRNKTALLGLSMQDVGSSLASILGGGYVNYFSMTGRSYKVIPQVQQTSRLNADQLLNYYIRAADGSTVPLSTIATISTKTVPQSLNHFQQLNAAVVSGVPFPGVTLGDSINSLKEIAAKVLPPGYSIDYAGQSRQLVNESSGFIFTFAFALIIIFLALAAQFESFRDPLIILVSVPMSIAGALIFIALGVGGATLNIYTEVGLVTLMGLISKHGILIVEFANIKQKEGMSKRDAIESAAGIRLRPILMTTAAMVLGVLPLIFATGAGAVSRFNIGLVIATGIAIGTLFTLFVVPAVYLLIGQNHSKIAANTP from the coding sequence ATGAATTTTACTGATATTTTTATCCGCCGGCCCATCCTGGCTACGGTAGTCAGCATGATGCTGTTAGTCTTGGGTTTGCGTGCACTAAGTGAATTACCCGTTTTGCAGTATCCACGTACCGAAAATGCCATCGTTACCGTTACTACGGCTTACTATGGTGCTGACCCGGACATTATCGCGGGCTTTATCACGACGCCACTGGAAAACAACATCGCTCAGGCAAACGGCATCGACTATATCACTTCGACCAGCCAGAATAGTGTCAGTACGATAACGGCCAATCTGCGACTCAATTTTGATCCCAACAAAGCCCTGACGGAAATCAATGCCAAGGTTAATGCTGTGCTCAATCAGTTACCGCCAGAATCACAAACACCGGTTTTGAGTGTAAAAATCGGCGAAACCATTGATGCAATGTACATCGGTTTTTCCAGCGAAAACTTGCCCGCCAACAACATCACGGATTATTTAATTCGCTCGGTACAGCCGAGGTTACAGGCAGTAGAAGGTATCCAGACTGCCGAGTTATTGGGTGGTAAAAACTTTTCCCTGCGTGCCTGGCTAGACCCCAATAAACTGGCGGCTTACGGACTCACGGCATCTGATGTCAGCGCGGCATTAACCAAAAACAACTTTATCGCCGGACTTGGCACCACCAAAGGTCAAATGGTGCAAGTCAACCTGACCGCATCAACCAGTTTGCATTCGGTTGCTGAATTTGAACAATTAATTATCAAGCAAAAAGACGGCGCGATCATTCGCTTAAAAGATGTCGCCAATGTCTCTTTGGGCGCCGATGATTACGAGTCCAGCGTCTCTTTCGATGGCAACAAGGCCGTTTATATTGGACTTCAGGTCGCTTCAAGTGCCAATCTGCTTGAAGTTATCGCAAGAGTGCGTGAAGTATTTCCTGACATCCAGGCGCAACTACCGGAAGGAATCAGCGGTAAAATTGTCTACGATTCAACGAAATTTGTTGATAGCTCTATCAATGAAGTCGTCCATACGCTTATTGAAGCATTATTAATTGTTACTCTCGTTGTCTTCGCATTTTTGGGCTCGCCCCGTTCAGTATTAATACCCGTTATAGCCATACCGCTTTCGTTGATCGGCACCTTTACCATCATGTTGATGCTGGGGTTCTCCATTAATTTGCTGACGCTTTTGGCCTTGGTGCTTGCCATTGGCCTGGTCGTTGACGATGCCATTATTGTGGTCGAAAACGTCAACCGACATATTGAAGACGGTATGCAACCGATTCCTGCTTCACTACTGGCGGCAAGGGAGTTGACCGGCCCCATTATCGCCATGACCATCGTGCTGGTCGCGGTCTATGTTCCGGTAGGCTTTCAAGGTGGACTGACGGGAGCCTTGTTTTCGGAATTTGCTTTTACCGTAGTCGCTGCAGTGACCGTATCCGCCATTGTCGCGTTAACGTTGTCGCCCATGATGTGTTCGCGATTACTAAAATCACATACGACCAACCGTGACGGCTGGGAAGAACGTATCGTCGATTTTATTGACCGCAGGGTTTTTGCCTTGCAGCGTATCTATTCACGAACATTACACGGCTCACTTAACTATTTACCCGTAACCAGTACCTTTGCGGTCATCATACTCGGCAGCATTTACTTTCTTTATACCAGCTCCAACAGGGAACTCGCGCCACAGGAAGATCAAGGCGTCATTATTACCATGTCTACCGCAGCACCGGATGCTACACTTGAGCAGCGTCTGGTTTATGCAGCTGAGGTGTTTAAAAAATTTATGGAGCACCCTGAAAGCGATCACGTTTTCCAGCTCAATGTACCCGGGCAGTCCATTGCCGGTGCCGTTCTTAAACCTTGGGATGAACGAACCCAAACGGCAAGCCAACTACAACCCATCATTCAGAAAGAAATGAATGATATTGCCGGGGTTCGTGTTGCGGCTTTCCAACCGCCACCATTACCGGGGAGCAGTGGTTTACCCATGCAGTTCGTAATCGGCACGACCGAATCATTTGAGCAATTAAACACCGTGACCCAACAATTTATGCAGGAAGCCCAAAAAAGCGGCATGTTCATCTTCCTTGATACGGATTTAAAAGTTGATAAACCACAATCACAAGTGGAAATTGACCGTAATAAAACGGCTCTGCTGGGTCTTAGCATGCAAGATGTCGGCTCGTCGCTGGCATCGATTCTGGGTGGTGGTTACGTCAACTATTTCAGCATGACAGGAAGATCCTACAAAGTGATTCCGCAAGTACAGCAAACATCCCGGCTTAATGCTGACCAGTTACTTAACTACTATATTCGTGCAGCTGACGGCTCGACTGTTCCCTTATCAACCATCGCAACTATCAGCACAAAAACAGTACCGCAATCACTGAACCACTTTCAGCAATTAAACGCAGCAGTTGTTTCCGGTGTGCCCTTTCCGGGTGTGACGTTGGGAGATTCAATCAATTCGTTAAAAGAAATCGCCGCCAAAGTATTGCCGCCTGGCTACTCGATAGACTACGCAGGACAATCACGACAACTGGTTAACGAGTCCAGCGGTTTTATTTTTACTTTTGCCTTCGCTTTGATCATTATTTTTCTGGCTCTGGCCGCGCAATTTGAAAGCTTCCGCGATCCGCTGATTATTCTGGTATCGGTGCCCATGTCGATTGCAGGAGCACTTATTTTTATTGCCTTAGGTGTCGGTGGTGCGACACTTAACATCTATACTGAGGTTGGCTTGGTCACCTTAATGGGCTTAATCAGTAAGCATGGCATCTTGATTGTCGAATTTGCCAATATCAAACAAAAAGAAGGCATGTCCAAACGTGATGCAATAGAATCAGCAGCGGGTATCCGGCTACGACCCATTTTAATGACCACCGCCGCGATGGTACTGGGTGTATTACCGCTTATTTTTGCAACCGGCGCAGGTGCCGTATCTCGTTTTAACATAGGACTGGTTATAGCTACCGGCATAGCCATAGGCACCTTGTTTACACTATTTGTAGTCCCTGCTGTGTATCTACTGATTGGACAAAACCATTCCAAGATAGCAGCAAATACCCCATAG
- the bamE gene encoding outer membrane protein assembly factor BamE → MKITHSWTKHTAKLLRPLLLLLPLSMLLLSSGCATVGHEFPAGQVSSIHIGATTQSDVYTTFGSPWRTGIDNGMKTWTYAKYYYSLFSDGSTEDLVIKFDKRGVVAAFVFNTTKRAK, encoded by the coding sequence ATGAAAATCACACACTCTTGGACCAAACACACGGCTAAATTACTACGCCCGCTACTGCTGCTTTTACCTCTATCAATGCTCCTATTATCTTCAGGGTGCGCTACTGTAGGCCATGAGTTTCCAGCCGGACAGGTATCTTCTATCCACATAGGCGCAACTACTCAAAGCGATGTTTACACCACATTTGGATCGCCTTGGAGAACCGGCATAGATAACGGCATGAAGACGTGGACTTACGCCAAATATTACTATAGCCTTTTTAGTGACGGTAGCACTGAAGACTTGGTCATTAAATTTGATAAACGCGGAGTCGTTGCAGCTTTTGTATTTAACACCACCAAGCGCGCCAAATAA
- a CDS encoding omptin family outer membrane protease: MISMQALPPASGIVFTAIVKVLLLAAAIITPTVCAGTETNSMEPSWQFEIKEKTLFNSHTSYQFANPLPPYQDPLSRLEFPVNSAWAGFEIRKRLSRFSGEIEFLTTVADQETGRFKDTDWADDSMPGRLTNYGETDTRLNPSYQVGANIDIQVADLLSLPEHFDLRPVVGFNWQQLSLLVHDGAQYNYDTAGAPPIIISLPGSTISFKQDWYRYFLGLRFGYQWTSLPYLHHVKLQTQADWSYVQGNNVDRHLLRGDRVTFEDTTGDAWHGSLGVIMGLTQNIELGLTADYLYIQTSGTHIWRDTGVNQSWSNGVKVWSEQIGLQVKLGYRF; encoded by the coding sequence ATGATTAGTATGCAAGCTCTACCACCGGCCTCCGGTATTGTTTTTACAGCGATAGTAAAGGTACTGTTACTGGCCGCTGCCATTATTACGCCAACAGTTTGTGCCGGGACAGAGACAAATTCTATGGAGCCGTCTTGGCAATTTGAGATTAAGGAAAAAACCTTATTTAATAGCCATACTTCCTATCAGTTTGCCAATCCATTGCCTCCTTATCAGGATCCACTCAGTCGTCTTGAGTTTCCTGTTAATTCAGCTTGGGCCGGGTTTGAGATAAGGAAGCGTCTGTCACGTTTTTCCGGTGAAATAGAGTTTTTGACCACTGTTGCTGATCAGGAGACGGGTAGATTCAAGGACACTGACTGGGCTGATGATAGTATGCCTGGGCGTTTAACCAATTACGGCGAGACTGATACCCGGCTGAATCCAAGTTATCAGGTCGGGGCTAATATTGATATACAGGTTGCTGATCTGCTGAGCCTGCCGGAACATTTTGATCTCCGGCCGGTAGTCGGCTTCAACTGGCAGCAGCTTTCACTGCTAGTTCATGATGGAGCCCAGTATAACTATGATACTGCAGGGGCCCCACCAATTATTATCTCGTTGCCGGGAAGCACAATCTCTTTTAAGCAGGATTGGTATCGATATTTTTTGGGGCTGCGATTTGGTTATCAGTGGACATCGTTGCCTTATCTGCATCACGTGAAATTGCAGACGCAAGCGGATTGGAGTTATGTGCAGGGAAATAATGTGGATCGTCACTTACTGCGTGGGGATAGGGTAACCTTTGAAGATACAACCGGTGATGCTTGGCATGGTTCTTTAGGAGTAATAATGGGTCTGACCCAAAATATAGAGCTGGGACTGACTGCCGACTACCTGTATATTCAGACCAGTGGAACACATATCTGGCGTGATACAGGGGTTAATCAGAGTTGGTCAAACGGTGTAAAAGTCTGGTCTGAACAGATAGGGTTACAGGTAAAACTGGGTTACCGATTTTAA